CGTGCAATGCTCTAGTGCCAGCTTCGATCAGGCACCGCGTGCAGGTCCAGGATTGCCGCGATGAGCACCGTTTGTCATCAATCTGTGGGAAGGATAATCAGCGGCCTGGCACTGGCGGTGCTGTTGCTGGCGCTTGTCGGCTGCCAGGGCATGCCGCGCGAGGGCGGGCCAGCCGCGCGCGAGTTCCGTTGGCGGGACCTTGCCAAGAGCGACATCGATCTGGTCGCCGAGGTCACCCTGCGCCAGCATCGCACTTACCTGCGCGAACTGGCCGACAAGCTGTACCGGCGCAATCCGGCGCAGTTGCGGCGCGGGGTGGGGGATCGCGAAGAGGCCTTGCGTCAGATCCTGGGACGGCCGGGGCGAGGATTGCTTGCGCAATGGCACGAGCGCCGTGGTGCGCGCCTGGTCGAACTGGCATTGAGCACGGGTTTCGAGGGGGACAGGGTGGCTGCCTTCGTCTACGGGCTGCGCAGCATGGCAGTGGCCGCCTACGGGAGCGAAGACGAATTCTTTCTGAGCGACGAGTACGATCCGCAGAAGATCTATCATCTGGCGCGCAATCTCGAGATCGCCGCCTGGCGATTGCGTGCGGCGCGGGACGCCTCCGGGCGTGCATTGCTGCTGAGCGTCGGCATCGATGCCGGGGGCGAGGTCAACGCCAGCTACGAGCGCCTGTTCGGCAAGCTGATCGCGCTGCACGATCACTTTGCCCAGGTGGTGGCCGACAGCACCCACCGGCGCATCAAGAACGTCATCCAGGGTGTGGCATCTGCCGTCTTCTTTCCCTTGTGAGAGGGTCGCGGCGCGCCCAGCGGCGCATGCAGTTGAACCAGTTGGCGCGGGTGTGCTGTTGCAGGATCTCTTCGGCCAGCGGCGCCAGTGGGGTGGGGGTGATGCCCAGCTCGTGCAGTCCGTTGTGCTCGCAGACGCTGTCGGTCTGCAGGGACAGGAAGTTGTCCGGGGTGAAGGGCTTGCCAGGGGCGTATTGCAGGATCGCCGCCTGCAGGCGGCCGAGGGCGTCGGGCAGGCGGATGATCTCCTTGTGGCGGTGGGTGTGGTAGGCGATCAGGCGTATGATCTCTTCCAGGGTGTAGATGTCGGGACCGCACAGGGGGTAGCGTCGGCCGAAGGTGTGGCGGTCGGGCAGGGCACGTGCAAAGGCCTCGGCCACATCCAGCACATAGACGGGGACGAACCGTGCCTGGGCGCAGGCCAGTGGCAGGGGGCCGGGGATCTTCAGCAGGCGGGCGAAGCGGTTGAGGAAGTTGTCGTCGGGCCCGAAGATCACCGAAGGCTGGAAGCTGGTGACCGCGATGTCCGGCTTGCCCAGGGTGTGGGCGAGGTTCTCGCCTTCGCCCTTGGTGCGCAGGTATTCGCTGCCGCCGGCGGCCTGGTCGGCGTTCAGTGCGCTCATGTGCAGCAGACGGTGTACGCCGGCCTGTCGGCAGGCCTCGACCACGCGCTCGGTCAGCTCGACATGCACGGTGCGGAAGCTCTCGCTCCCCCTGTCGGGATTGAGAATGCCGATCAGGTTGATCACGGCGTCGCAGCCTTCGAGGGCCGGCACCAACTGCTCCAGCGCATAGTCGTTCACCTCGCGGACCTCGCCACCGAGGCGCAACTCGGGGTGGCGGAAGGCGTGGCGAGTGAGCACCCGGCATTGGTAGCCGGTGTTGTGCAGGCGGAAGGTGAGATGGCGTCCAACGAATCCGGAGCCGCCGAGCAGGGCAACCTTTGCGTACTTCATCCTTTCCAGACTCCGAGGCAGCTGATGGACTGAATGTAGCGGCTGGCGTCAGATCTGCTCAACAGATCGTGGTCAGGGCTCGCTGCGTTGCGTGCTGGACTTCGGCCGGTAGCGGCGAAGGATCAGGCTGTTGCCCCGTCGATCGTACAGTTCGATGCGGTCGCCATGGACGCGATAGGCATAGCGTACGGTGCGGCCCGATGTGTCGACGGGTCGCAGCCAGAGGTAGCGGGTATCGGCGTGCAGGTAGAGGTCCTGGTAGCGGTCGCGTGACAGGTACAGGCGGGCCAGGTTGTCCTTGACCAGCAGCAGGCCGCCGTTGTCGCTCTGCCAGGCGCCTTGCAGGCGCTCGAGAACCCCCCGGCCATCCGCCGCTGGCCAGGCGGGGGCGCCCCAGGGGGCGCCATAGGCCCTGCCATAGGGAGCTGCATAGGGAGGCGTTGCTGGCCAGGGATAGGCCGGCGGATAGACGGGCACCGGGTAGACCGGCACCTGGGGATAGGTCAGGGCTGGGGTGCCGACCGAGCCGGCCTGGCCCAGCAGGGCCAGGCCGGTCGCCATGCCACGCAGCATGTCGGCGAAGGTCAGGCCGCCTCCGCGTGCTGCCAGGGTCTGGGGCACAGCGGCCTGGAGGAGGATCGACAAACAGACTATCAGTAGTTTCGGATGTGACCGCATGCGATGCCTGCCGTGGGTTTTCCGCTCGACTTCAGGCGGGAACGGGGTGCGGGTTGTTCCCGACTTGTTCGGAACCACCATGAGGTTAAACTAGTCCCAGTGTCATTCCAACAAAGCCCCCTTCGCCTGCGGCTGCCGGCGGCCTGTCGCGAAAACAGACTAGGATGGAAGAATTTACAGTGAACACCATGACTACCGAACGCCGCAGTGGAACCCGCGAGACGGTCGAGAAGTTGCTCGAGGAACGCCAGCAGTTGCTGCTAAGGTGGCAGGCATGCAGCCACTGGCGGATGGCGAGGAGGATGATCGGGAGCAGCTGCTGCAGCGGTTCTGCGAGATCCTGGTCGATTACTCGGCGTTCGCCCATTTCGAGATTTACGAACGCATCATCAACGGCAAGGAGCGGCGCAGCCGCGTGGTTGAAGTGGCGCGTGAAGTGTATCCGCGCATCGCCGAGGCCAGCGAGGTGGCCGTGGAGTTCAACGACAAGTACGACGCCAGCGATCACACGCTGGACCTGCACGCCCTGGACAAGGATCTGAACAAGCTGGGGGAGGAGCTCGCCGTTCGTGCCGAAATGGAAGACCGCATCATTGCCGCCTTGCTGGGGCGCTGAGGAGTTCGGCGCACCCTGGATGCCTGTGCCACGGGAGCGGGTCGCGTGAAGGATCTGCTTGCCGGTTACCGGGCGGCAAGGTTCGAGCGGTTCTCTCGCGCCTTTCCCGGCCGGCATTTCATCGGCTGCGCCTCGAGCGATTCCCGCGCGGCATCGACAGTGCCCATATCGATGTGGCGCTGGATTCTGCCCTGGTGGATGCCGCCATGGCGATGGTGCACACCATCCTCAACGAGGACGTGCAGCGCTATTTCTGGCAACAGCCACCCAAGGCGCCAGACCAGGATGCGATCGAGGTCTTTCGGCGTTGCTATTCCGAAAATACCCGTCTGGTATTGCGAGAATGCCGGGCCCGCGCCCGGCCCGAAGAGATCCAGCTGTTCCAGCTGGCGGTGCTGCGCCTGCTGATCTCCCAGGTGGATGGTCAGCTGGTTCGCCTGCGTCAGGAGCTGGAAGATGCACGTGCCCAGCCGGCTCGGCAGCACAGTGGCCAGAGCCTGAAGCTGCACGACAAGGTCGTGATCCTGGCGCGCAACGAGCAGTCCATCCGTTACCGGACCCTGCACGATGTGCTGCGCGTGTTCATGCGTCTCGAAGATTCCAGCCTGCGCAAGATGCGCAAGACCGTGATGGGCATGTCCTGGCCGGTATCGCGCGACATGCTGGCCAATCCGCTCATCCAGCTGTGTGGCATGGGCGCCTCGGAAGACTTTTTCAACTACTACCCGCATATCCTGCGCGACGATGCTGCTGCCTCGGCGCTCAATCGCCTGCTGTTCGAGACCTTTTCCGAGTGGCTGCCCGACGACGAGGTGGGGTTGCCGGGCGAGTCGTCGGGAGACGAGGGAGGAGGCTGTCTGGGCTATTCCGATCTGCGGGGTCATGCCGAGATTCAGAAACGCTGTCTCCTGCTGATCGATCAGGGTGAACTGGCCCTGCTGGTGCCCCACGAGTTCGACAATGCTCGGGGTGTCGTGCAGCTGCTTGGTGGTGACGTCGAGCCCTGGCCGCAACCGGGGCCCTGGGAGGGGGTGCGGTTCAGCGGCGTGCAGAGAGCTCGCATGCGCGAGCTGATGTCCAGGGTGAAGCGTGCCGGACTGATGCCGCACATCCGGGCTTCCTTTTTGCTCAAGTCGGTGTATCCCAACCTGGGGGTGCGCGGTGGGGTGGACTGGGTCCATGACTACCTGGCACATGAAATCCGGGCGCGCGAGCTCGTTCGGCGCTTGCAGACCCTGCCCGGCATCTCCGATGCGCGCCCCATCGTGCGGCTCATCGACGAGCGTGTGAAGGCGGTCGAGCTGGCGGGGCGGCATGCCGAGCAGCGTATGCTGACGGGATTTTTCGGCGAACTGGTCGAATATCGCTACCACTTGAAGCTCGCCGCCTGGCTGTATGCCGGCCTGGACAGCCTGCGCCTGTTGTCGGATGTCGAGAAGATCTCCATGTCCGAGGCCAATAACCTGTTGCAGGATTTCCGGCGACGGGACGACAAGGGAGAGCGCAAGGTCATCGGCCACGTGGTGCTCAAGGCGGATGTGCGGGGTTCTACCGAGATCACGGCGCAGATGCGTGCACGCAACCTCAATCCGGCGACCTATTTCAGTCGCAATCTCTACGATCCCATCAACCGCGAGCTGCGGGCCTTCGGTGCCGAGAAGGTTTTCGTCGAAGGCGACGCGGTGATCCTCTCGTTGATGGAGTACGAAGGCCAGCCGCGTGACCACCTGGCGGTGGCCCGGGCCTGTGGCCTGGCGCAGCGGGTGTTGCAGGTGGTCGAGTCCAAGAATGCGGAGAGCCGCCAGCTGGGCCTGCCCGAGCTGGGGCTGGGCATCGGTATCGCCTATTCCAACGAGGCACCGACCTACCTCTACGACGAGGGCCACCGGATCATGATCTCGCCGGCGATCAACCGCGCCGATCGTCTTTCGTCCTGCCATTCGCGGATGCGCCGTCAACTGGAAGGCAAGCTGGATGCGGGCCAGCGCGTGGTGGTGGCCATCCCGTTGAGCGAGAACGAAGACGGAAAGCAGGATTCCGACGGGGTGCTTCGCTACAATGTCAACGGCATCGAGCTCGAAGCGGCGGCGTTTTACCAGCTGGGGGCTGAGTTGCGCTTGCGCCGCATTCGCCTGGCGCGCAAGGAAGGCAATATCACGGACTGTTTCCACGTTGGCCGTTATCTCGATCTGCAGGGCAACAGTCACTGGCTGGTGATCCGCGAGACGCCCTTGCCACTATGGATGGGTGACCGACTGGTCGAGGGTGATCGCTCGGGCCGCGTGTACTACGAGGTGGTCACCGACAATGGGGTGATCGAACGCGCCAAGCGCCAATTGCGTGGGGTCGCCCGCTCGAAGTGACACTGAGTGACCGGCCGGATATCGGGTGATGCCTCAATAAGTTCGTTGTGCCATGCCTCGATTCCGGCGAGCGACTGCAATATTGGGGCTGGGGCCCGCAACTGCGATAATGGCCGCCTTTCCTCGAACTGCCGAGTCCCTCGATGAGCAACGACACGTCACCCGAAGACCGACTCTCTCCTCGCCAGGCAGCAGCGCTGGCAGCCCTGCGCGAGCAGGCCGAGGCCGGCGATGCCGAGGCGCAGTACCGCCTGGGCATGTTGTACGGCAACGGCGAAGGTGTGTCCCTGGACCACGCCGAGGCCGAGCGGTGGTTCACCCGGGCGGCGCGCCAGGGCCACGAGGACGCACTGCTCACCCTGGCCTGGATGTATGCCTCTGGCGGCGGAGTGGAAATGGACGAGGCCCGCGCCCGCGAGCTCTACCTGCTGGCGGCTGACAAGGGGTCGGGCAAGGCGCAGTACGTGGTCGCCACCATGTACCGTTTCGGCCAGTACGGTGTCGAACGCGACATGGCGCGCGCTATCCATTACTACCAGTTGGCGGCGCAGCGTGGGCAGCCTGCGGCGCAGTTCGCCCTGGGCAAGCTGCTGATGGAAGGGCGGCATGTGGCGCGCGACGACGTGGTGGCCCTGCAGTGGCTCACCCTGGCGCAGGCGGGGGGCAACAAGCGTGCGGAGGAGTACATCCGTCACCTGGTGGCGCGCATGACCCCGGCCCAGTTGCAGCAGGCGCGAGCGGCCATGTTGGACACTGCGGCCGGCGGAAAAGCGGACTGAGCGAACGAACCGGTGGCCTCAGGCGCCGGGGTTTGCGGCCCAGGCGCTTGTCGTAGATCACGGTATAGCTCATCACCCGGCGAAGGTAGCGTCGGGTCTCTCCGAAGGGAATCAGTTCCACCCAGATGTCGGCCTCCAGCGGGTAGGGTGGCAGCCAGCGATCGACGCGGTGCGGACCGGCGTTGTAGGCGGCGGTGGCCAACACCGGGTTGTCGGCCAGTTTTTCCTTGAGTTCCTTCAGGTAGGC
The sequence above is a segment of the endosymbiont of unidentified scaly snail isolate Monju genome. Coding sequences within it:
- a CDS encoding complex I NDUFA9 subunit family protein — encoded protein: MKYAKVALLGGSGFVGRHLTFRLHNTGYQCRVLTRHAFRHPELRLGGEVREVNDYALEQLVPALEGCDAVINLIGILNPDRGSESFRTVHVELTERVVEACRQAGVHRLLHMSALNADQAAGGSEYLRTKGEGENLAHTLGKPDIAVTSFQPSVIFGPDDNFLNRFARLLKIPGPLPLACAQARFVPVYVLDVAEAFARALPDRHTFGRRYPLCGPDIYTLEEIIRLIAYHTHRHKEIIRLPDALGRLQAAILQYAPGKPFTPDNFLSLQTDSVCEHNGLHELGITPTPLAPLAEEILQQHTRANWFNCMRRWARRDPLTRERRRQMPHPG
- a CDS encoding nucleotidyl cyclase domain-containing protein encodes the protein MALDSALVDAAMAMVHTILNEDVQRYFWQQPPKAPDQDAIEVFRRCYSENTRLVLRECRARARPEEIQLFQLAVLRLLISQVDGQLVRLRQELEDARAQPARQHSGQSLKLHDKVVILARNEQSIRYRTLHDVLRVFMRLEDSSLRKMRKTVMGMSWPVSRDMLANPLIQLCGMGASEDFFNYYPHILRDDAAASALNRLLFETFSEWLPDDEVGLPGESSGDEGGGCLGYSDLRGHAEIQKRCLLLIDQGELALLVPHEFDNARGVVQLLGGDVEPWPQPGPWEGVRFSGVQRARMRELMSRVKRAGLMPHIRASFLLKSVYPNLGVRGGVDWVHDYLAHEIRARELVRRLQTLPGISDARPIVRLIDERVKAVELAGRHAEQRMLTGFFGELVEYRYHLKLAAWLYAGLDSLRLLSDVEKISMSEANNLLQDFRRRDDKGERKVIGHVVLKADVRGSTEITAQMRARNLNPATYFSRNLYDPINRELRAFGAEKVFVEGDAVILSLMEYEGQPRDHLAVARACGLAQRVLQVVESKNAESRQLGLPELGLGIGIAYSNEAPTYLYDEGHRIMISPAINRADRLSSCHSRMRRQLEGKLDAGQRVVVAIPLSENEDGKQDSDGVLRYNVNGIELEAAAFYQLGAELRLRRIRLARKEGNITDCFHVGRYLDLQGNSHWLVIRETPLPLWMGDRLVEGDRSGRVYYEVVTDNGVIERAKRQLRGVARSK
- a CDS encoding tetratricopeptide repeat protein, coding for MSNDTSPEDRLSPRQAAALAALREQAEAGDAEAQYRLGMLYGNGEGVSLDHAEAERWFTRAARQGHEDALLTLAWMYASGGGVEMDEARARELYLLAADKGSGKAQYVVATMYRFGQYGVERDMARAIHYYQLAAQRGQPAAQFALGKLLMEGRHVARDDVVALQWLTLAQAGGNKRAEEYIRHLVARMTPAQLQQARAAMLDTAAGGKAD
- a CDS encoding Rsd/AlgQ family anti-sigma factor; the protein is MQPLADGEEDDREQLLQRFCEILVDYSAFAHFEIYERIINGKERRSRVVEVAREVYPRIAEASEVAVEFNDKYDASDHTLDLHALDKDLNKLGEELAVRAEMEDRIIAALLGR